In a genomic window of Vicinamibacterales bacterium:
- a CDS encoding TrbI/VirB10 family protein produces the protein MKDLRVPPRGVIPRGTQTWLLAGVAVFMLVIMLVVGRPAAPTPQAAPQGAVPGPAQSTDRVREYQERLRLAEAQALAQAQAFNQPVAPDANADGEPAPQAVDPVQTERRRRDYESLFASNVVLSRRPEAERPDVGRPAPVRAAATGELDPPSLDDIVDAATRATARATAEASAEPRPPDNQSVAPPGPAVPEAGDSRATPEVTGPINSSGPNHRLLEGTVIDTILTNRLDGDGAAPVNCLVTNPVYSHTGSHVVIPAGARVLGETRPVQSFGERRLAVAFHRLVLPDGRTHRLDQFLGLNQRGDAGLRDRVNQHYLATFGAAAAVGLVSGLSQYLGSAGLGRGGQGDRTVVIAGGVGDATAQATLQVMNRFLNRLPTITIREGHRVKVYLTNDIDLPEYVSPRQRLANRP, from the coding sequence GTGAAAGACCTGCGCGTGCCGCCCCGCGGCGTCATTCCGCGCGGGACGCAGACGTGGCTGCTCGCCGGCGTGGCCGTGTTCATGCTGGTCATCATGCTGGTCGTGGGCCGGCCCGCGGCCCCGACGCCTCAGGCTGCGCCGCAGGGGGCCGTCCCCGGACCCGCCCAGAGCACGGACCGCGTCCGCGAGTATCAGGAGCGCTTGCGTCTGGCGGAAGCGCAGGCGCTCGCCCAGGCGCAGGCATTCAATCAGCCCGTGGCCCCAGACGCCAACGCCGACGGCGAGCCGGCCCCCCAGGCTGTGGATCCCGTCCAGACCGAGCGTCGCCGCCGCGATTACGAGAGTCTCTTCGCCAGCAACGTCGTCCTCAGTCGGCGTCCTGAGGCCGAGCGTCCGGACGTGGGCCGGCCGGCGCCGGTCCGCGCAGCGGCGACTGGCGAGCTCGACCCGCCATCGCTCGACGACATCGTCGACGCCGCGACACGCGCCACCGCGCGGGCGACCGCCGAAGCCTCGGCCGAGCCCCGCCCGCCAGACAACCAGTCGGTGGCCCCGCCGGGTCCAGCGGTTCCGGAGGCTGGCGACTCGAGGGCCACGCCAGAGGTCACAGGGCCAATCAACAGCAGTGGTCCGAATCACCGGCTGCTCGAGGGCACCGTTATCGACACGATTCTGACCAATCGCCTCGACGGCGACGGTGCGGCCCCCGTCAACTGCCTCGTCACGAACCCGGTGTACTCGCACACCGGCTCGCACGTCGTCATCCCCGCCGGCGCGCGCGTGCTCGGTGAGACGCGGCCCGTGCAGTCGTTCGGAGAGCGGCGTCTGGCCGTGGCCTTCCACCGACTGGTTCTCCCAGACGGGCGCACCCACCGGCTCGATCAGTTCCTGGGCTTGAACCAGCGCGGCGACGCGGGTCTCCGTGATCGCGTCAACCAGCACTACCTGGCCACCTTCGGTGCCGCGGCCGCAGTCGGCCTCGTGAGTGGACTCTCGCAGTACCTCGGGAGCGCCGGGCTCGGACGCGGCGGCCAGGGCGACCGCACGGTGGTGATTGCCGGCGGCGTTGGGGACGCGACGGCACAAGCCACCCTGCAGGTGATGAACCGGTTCCTGAATCGCCTGCCCACCATCACGATCCGCGAGGGCCACCGGGTGAAGGTGTATCTCACGAACGACATCGACCTGCCGGAGTACGTCTCGCCCCGCCAGCGCTTGGCGAATCGGCCGTAG
- a CDS encoding alpha/beta hydrolase-fold protein gives MLRAGMTVVITMTLTSFGTFAAVDYMRGRAVPSPYLVPHDVRSDVLGERRQLLVRLPETYHRALDRRYPVAFVLDGSALDIPTADSAALMARLALTPELIVVGIPNVSAEGRQRDYTPPFMRQDIDRADSAFGAGDRFLDFLEREVVPLVERVYRSDGHRVLIGHSRGGLLVTYALIARPTMFDAFLAHSPALWRDDFAAVASLAEWLPRQSRLSKFYYMSVGGDEVPQMKDGYARARAVLEQHAEAAGLRWHADVVEGADHQSNRERAAPLGLRAAFHAPLGNTPRDGSAAVARE, from the coding sequence ATGCTGCGAGCAGGGATGACCGTCGTGATCACCATGACCCTGACGTCGTTCGGCACCTTCGCAGCCGTCGACTACATGCGCGGCCGGGCCGTGCCGTCGCCGTATCTCGTGCCGCACGACGTCCGGTCGGACGTCCTGGGAGAGCGGCGCCAGCTGCTCGTGCGGCTCCCTGAGACTTATCACCGTGCGCTGGATCGACGCTACCCGGTCGCGTTCGTCTTGGACGGGTCCGCACTCGACATCCCGACGGCCGACAGCGCCGCCCTGATGGCCCGCCTTGCCCTGACACCCGAGCTCATCGTCGTCGGCATTCCCAATGTGAGTGCCGAGGGACGCCAACGCGACTACACGCCGCCGTTCATGCGCCAGGACATCGACCGCGCGGACAGTGCGTTCGGAGCCGGGGACCGCTTCCTCGACTTCCTTGAGCGCGAAGTCGTGCCGCTGGTCGAACGCGTCTACCGGTCCGACGGGCACCGCGTGCTCATCGGCCACTCGCGCGGGGGCCTGCTCGTCACCTATGCGCTCATTGCGCGGCCCACCATGTTCGACGCGTTCCTCGCGCACAGTCCCGCGCTCTGGAGGGACGACTTCGCGGCCGTCGCGAGTCTCGCCGAGTGGCTGCCTCGTCAGTCACGACTCTCAAAGTTCTACTACATGAGCGTCGGCGGAGACGAGGTGCCGCAGATGAAGGACGGCTACGCACGTGCACGTGCCGTGCTGGAGCAACACGCCGAGGCGGCCGGCCTTCGATGGCATGCTGACGTCGTCGAGGGTGCCGACCACCAGTCCAACCGGGAGCGTGCGGCTCCGCTGGGACTGAGGGCGGCGTTTCACGCCCCCCTGGGTAACACGCCACGAGACGGTAGCGCCGCGGTGGCCCGCGAGTAG
- a CDS encoding DUF6249 domain-containing protein, translated as MTAVAGILGVAALLAVAVHVYGRVQVERERTLQRLIERGLSAEELARIIGPDARRRRDLMRGLLLLAVGAAWAVVTFFVGGKAWALGAVPIALGLAYLAAWGAHGRRP; from the coding sequence ATGACCGCTGTGGCAGGAATACTCGGAGTCGCCGCGTTGTTGGCGGTGGCGGTGCACGTCTACGGCCGGGTGCAGGTCGAGCGCGAACGCACGCTTCAACGGCTGATCGAACGAGGCCTGTCGGCTGAGGAGCTCGCTCGCATCATCGGCCCCGACGCGCGCCGGCGGCGCGACCTCATGCGGGGGCTGCTGCTGCTCGCCGTCGGGGCGGCCTGGGCGGTCGTGACGTTCTTCGTCGGCGGCAAGGCTTGGGCGTTGGGTGCTGTGCCGATCGCGCTCGGGCTCGCCTACCTCGCCGCCTGGGGAGCCCATGGCCGCCGGCCATGA
- a CDS encoding PadR family transcriptional regulator, producing MAMTYQTALVLEALAAGRQHGWDIMDATDLPSGTVYPILRRLEEEGLVRAKWEREGTARREQRPPRRYYELTRAGQLRLADARARFRAMAALGAQMARRWGPA from the coding sequence ATGGCGATGACGTATCAGACCGCCCTCGTCCTCGAGGCGCTCGCCGCCGGCCGCCAGCATGGCTGGGACATCATGGACGCGACCGATCTGCCAAGCGGCACCGTGTATCCCATCCTGCGCCGCCTCGAGGAGGAGGGACTGGTTCGCGCGAAGTGGGAGCGAGAGGGCACCGCGCGACGGGAACAACGGCCGCCGCGGCGGTACTACGAGTTGACGAGGGCCGGTCAGCTCCGGCTGGCCGACGCCCGCGCGCGGTTTCGCGCCATGGCGGCGCTCGGCGCGCAGATGGCGCGGCGCTGGGGGCCTGCATGA
- a CDS encoding TrbC/VirB2 family protein — MVFTGVLLFPILAAAQSPWERAASNLEATFTGPLARSLALVAIVIGGLLFMYGEAGAKRQISGIVFGGGLALFSAQFLAWLF; from the coding sequence ATGGTGTTCACGGGCGTTCTCCTGTTTCCCATACTGGCTGCCGCGCAGTCTCCTTGGGAACGCGCCGCGAGCAATCTCGAAGCGACGTTCACGGGCCCGTTGGCCCGGTCGCTGGCCCTGGTGGCCATCGTGATCGGCGGCCTGCTGTTCATGTACGGGGAAGCCGGCGCCAAGCGCCAAATCTCCGGCATCGTGTTCGGCGGCGGGCTCGCGCTGTTCTCGGCCCAGTTCCTCGCCTGGTTGTTCTAG
- a CDS encoding VirB3 family type IV secretion system protein, with protein MPNRPTYRPVFKVLHRPLTVWGVDRRLFFLSLMLGAATFNLFYSFLAGCLMFAGLYVGAVWATRTDPEMLRILLASSRSRRRYDPGKPGRVAMEVRA; from the coding sequence ATGCCGAATCGCCCCACGTACCGTCCCGTGTTCAAGGTGTTGCATCGCCCCCTGACCGTCTGGGGTGTCGACAGGCGTCTGTTCTTTCTGTCGCTGATGCTCGGCGCGGCCACATTCAACCTCTTCTATTCGTTCCTCGCGGGCTGTCTGATGTTCGCCGGCCTCTACGTTGGCGCTGTCTGGGCGACCCGCACCGACCCCGAGATGTTGCGCATTCTACTCGCGTCGTCTCGCAGCCGGCGCCGTTACGACCCGGGCAAGCCGGGCCGGGTAGCGATGGAGGTCCGGGCGTGA
- a CDS encoding TrbG/VirB9 family P-type conjugative transfer protein produces the protein MSRIRTGVVVGMVGLLAGPSLASAQSTGVREVPASPSSVIALQTRLRYTTMILLPEGEEILDVICGDKDFWVVSATHNIAHVKPSKEGAATNLNLVTGSGTVYSFLLTEKNGSTLPDLKVYVTADPTSDAAKPKYFTAAQVEGLQSALTDARADVQAADRRAADAIALHEQQYPTTLSFNYRLPRYAKPFFVRAIWHDGRFTYIKTDATELPTLFEVKDGAPALVNFQVHDGTYVVPKVLDEGYLSLGKEHLSFMQGK, from the coding sequence ATGTCGCGAATCCGAACAGGCGTGGTCGTGGGCATGGTGGGTCTGCTCGCCGGGCCGTCGTTGGCATCGGCGCAGTCCACAGGCGTGCGAGAGGTGCCGGCGTCGCCCAGCAGCGTGATCGCGCTGCAGACGCGCCTGCGCTACACGACGATGATTCTGCTGCCAGAAGGCGAAGAGATCCTCGACGTCATCTGCGGCGACAAGGACTTCTGGGTCGTCTCGGCCACGCACAATATCGCGCACGTGAAGCCTTCGAAAGAGGGCGCCGCCACCAATCTGAACCTCGTGACCGGGAGCGGTACTGTGTACTCGTTCCTGCTCACCGAGAAGAACGGCTCGACCTTGCCCGACCTGAAGGTCTACGTCACCGCCGACCCGACGTCCGACGCGGCGAAGCCGAAGTACTTCACCGCGGCGCAGGTCGAGGGGCTGCAGAGCGCGTTGACCGACGCCAGGGCCGATGTTCAGGCGGCAGACCGGCGGGCCGCCGACGCCATCGCGCTACACGAGCAGCAGTACCCGACGACACTGTCGTTCAACTACCGCCTACCGCGCTACGCCAAGCCGTTCTTCGTTCGGGCGATCTGGCACGACGGCCGGTTCACCTACATCAAGACCGACGCGACCGAGCTCCCGACCTTGTTCGAGGTGAAGGACGGCGCGCCGGCCCTCGTGAACTTCCAGGTGCACGACGGCACCTACGTCGTGCCCAAGGTGCTCGACGAGGGATACCTGTCGCTCGGCAAGGAACACCTCAGCTTCATGCAGGGGAAGTGA
- a CDS encoding sigma-70 family RNA polymerase sigma factor, giving the protein MAAGHEEDARVTGLVARVLTLDDHDAFAEIVALYQGRVRGFLTRLTGRRDVADDLAQETFLKAYRYLGTFEGRGRFVSWLLRVAYQEFVTSVRRARPDAVQLDATTAIGRADDVGGADARLTLEYAMRALEPAERAALELHYWHGLTHVEIATVLGSPIGTVKSQILRGRDKLRERLGAQVNRTESR; this is encoded by the coding sequence ATGGCCGCCGGCCATGAGGAAGACGCGCGTGTGACGGGGCTCGTCGCGCGAGTGCTGACCCTCGACGATCACGACGCATTCGCCGAGATCGTCGCCCTCTATCAAGGGCGCGTTCGCGGGTTTCTGACGCGTTTGACGGGCCGGCGAGACGTTGCTGACGACTTGGCTCAAGAGACGTTCTTGAAGGCGTACCGATACTTGGGGACGTTCGAGGGGCGCGGCCGATTCGTCAGCTGGCTGCTACGCGTCGCGTATCAGGAATTCGTAACGAGCGTGCGGCGGGCGCGGCCAGATGCTGTGCAACTCGACGCAACGACCGCCATCGGTCGTGCCGATGACGTCGGCGGCGCCGATGCTCGGCTCACTCTCGAGTACGCCATGCGCGCGCTCGAACCCGCGGAGCGCGCCGCGTTGGAACTGCACTACTGGCACGGCCTCACGCATGTCGAGATCGCGACGGTGCTCGGCAGTCCCATCGGTACGGTGAAGTCGCAGATTCTCCGAGGTCGCGACAAGCTGCGTGAACGCCTCGGGGCCCAGGTCAACCGGACGGAGTCGCGATGA